A stretch of Mustela nigripes isolate SB6536 chromosome 6, MUSNIG.SB6536, whole genome shotgun sequence DNA encodes these proteins:
- the LOC132019845 gene encoding solute carrier family 26 member 10-like isoform X1, with product MSGLPDARTCPGLGEVSDLKFPLGAKFREPLTEARFQQLFGDAEQESDLLSEPRWSWLCRQWRRLPGACSGPGAWRLLLARLPPLRWLPHYRWRAWLLGDAVAGVTVGIVHVPQGMAFALLTSVPPVFGLYTSFFPVLIYTLLGTGRHLSTGTFAVLSLMTGSAVERLVPEPLGGNLSEIEREQLDVQRVGAAAALAFGSGALMLGMFALQLGVLSTFLSEPVVKALTSGAALHVLVSQLPSLLGLPLPRQIGCFALFKTLAAVLTALPRSSPAELTISALSLALLVPVKELNVRFRDKLPTPIPGEIVMVRMAPGSGVRPAPCTTQPFAHQVLLASVLCFTSSLDTRYNVQIVGLLPGGFPQPRLPNLAELPRILVDSLPIALVAFAVSASLASIYADKYSYTIDSNQELLAHGVSNLISSLFSCFPNSATLATTSLLVDAGGNTQLAGLFSCIVVLSVLLWLGPFFYYLPKAVLACINISSMRQMFFQMQELPQLWRISRMDFAVWMVTWVAVVILSVDLGLAIGVVFSMMTVICRTQRVQCLALGLAEGTELYRPLRESHKLRKVPGLCILSYPAPLYFGTRGQFRRTLERHLGLGEGGKEAPKTDGPPDAVAEPVRVVVLDCSGLTFADVAGAREVVQLASRCRDAGIHLLLAQCNDLQAWPASLHSLSTGDTDPGRTPEQSDPRTAVRQCPGCSCSCPGETGDYGSEDLHSVGLTQSSGAWRAPTICV from the exons ATGAGTGGGCTACCGGACGCCAGGACCTGCCCAGGCCTGGGAGAGGTCTCCGACCTTAAGTTCCCTCTGGGCGCCAAGTTCAGGGAACCTCTCACCGAAGCTCGATTCCAGCAACTCTTCGGGGACGCAGAGCAGGAGTCGGACCTACTCTCGGAGCCCCGCTGGTCCTGGCTGTGCAGACAGTGGAGGCGGCTGCCTGGCGCTTGCTCCGGACCGGGGGCGTGGCGCCTGCTGCTGGCGCGGCTGCCTCCTCTGCGCTGGCTGCCCCACTACCGCTGGCGGGCCTGGCTGCTCGGGGATGCCGTGGCCGGAGTGACCGTGGGCATCGTGCACGTGCCCCAGG GCATGGCTTTTGCCCTCCTGACCTCTGTGCCTCCAGTGTTCGGACTCTACACTTCTTTCTTCCCCGTCCTCATTTACACCTTGTTGGGTACTGGGAGACATCTGTCCACTG GAACTTTCGCGGTACTCAGCCTCATGACGGGCTCAGCCGTGGAGCGGCTGGTGCCGGAACCCCTCGGGGGTAACCTGAGTGAAATCGAGAGGGAACAGTTGGACGTTCAGCGGGTTGGGGCGGCTGCAGCCTTAGCCTTCGGGAGCGGGGCGCTGATG CTGGGCATGTTCGCGCTGCAGCTCGGCGTCCTGTCCACCTTTTTGTCGGAGCCTGTGGTCAAAGCGCTGACCAGCGGGGCCGCGCTGCACGTGCTCGTGTCCCAATTGCCCAGCCTTTTAGGGTTGCCCCTCCCGCGCCAGATTGGCTGCTTCGCTCTCTTCAAG ACGTTGGCCGCTGTGCTGACCGCGCTGCCCCGGAGCAGTCCGGCAGAACTGACCATCTCGGCACTCAGCCTGGCGCTGCTCGTGCCCGTCAAAGAATTGAACGTGAGATTCCGGGACAAACTACCCACCCCGATCCCAGGCGAAATCGTCATGGTGAGGATGGCTCCCGGGTCGGGGGTGCGCCCTGCACCCTGCACCACACAGCCCTTTGCCCATCAG GTGCTTCTGGCCTCTGTGCTCTGCTTCACCTCTTCCCTGGACACAAGATACAACGTCCAGATAGTGGGGCTGTTGCCTGGAGG ATTCCCCCAACCTCGCCTCCCTAACctggctgagctgcccaggaTTCTGGTTGACTCGCTGCCCATCGCGCtggttgcctttgctgtgtccgcCTCCCTGGCCTCCATCTATGCAGACAAGTATAGCTACACTATTGACTCCAACCAG GAGCTCTTGGCCCATGGTGTCTCCAACCTtatctcctccctcttctcctgctttcCCAACTCCGCCACATTGGCCACCACCAGCCTACTAGTGGATGCTGGTGGGAACACACAG CTGGCAGGCCTCTTCTCCTGCATAGTTGTCCTCTCAGTGCTGCTGTGGCTGGGGCCCTTCTTCTATTATCTGCCCAAG GCTGTCCTGGCCTGCATAAACATCTCCAGCATGCGCCAGATGTTCTTCCAGATGCAGGAACTGCCACAGCTATGGCGCATCAGCCGCATGGACTTT GCTGTATGGATGGTCACATGGGTGGCCGTAGTGATCCTGAGTGTGGACCTAGGCCTGGCCATAGGTGTGGTCTTCTCCATGATGACTGTGATCTGCCGTACCCAGAG GgtgcagtgcctggcacttggACTTGCTGAGGGGACGGAGCTCTACAGGCCACTCAGAGAGAGCCACAAG CTCCGCAAGGTCCCGGGGCTCTGCATCCTGAGCTACCCAGCACCCCTCTACTTTGGGACCCGTGGGCAGTTTCGCCGCACCCTGGAGCGGCACCTGGGGcttggagaaggaggaaag GAGGCTCCAAAGACGGATGGCCCACCCGATGCAG TTGCCGAGCCCGTCAGGGTGGTGGTCTTAGACTGCAGTGGTCTCACCTTTGCAGATGTTGCTGGAGCCAGAGAAGTGGTACAG CTGGCCAGCCGATGCCGTGATGCTGGGATCCACCTTCTCCTGGCTCAGTGTAATG ACCTACAGGCCTGGCCTGCGTCTCTACACAGCCTCAGTACTGGGGACACTGACCCAGGCAGGACTCCTGAACAGAGTGACCCCAGAACAGCTGTTCGTCAGTGTCCAGGATGCAGCTGCTCATGCCCTGGAGAGACTG gAGACTACGGGTCCGAAGACTTGCACAGTGTGGGTCTGACACAGTCATCGGGAGCGTGGAGGGCCCCAACAATATGTGTGTGA
- the LOC132019845 gene encoding solute carrier family 26 member 10-like isoform X2: MSGLPDARTCPGLGEVSDLKFPLGAKFREPLTEARFQQLFGDAEQESDLLSEPRWSWLCRQWRRLPGACSGPGAWRLLLARLPPLRWLPHYRWRAWLLGDAVAGVTVGIVHVPQGMAFALLTSVPPVFGLYTSFFPVLIYTLLGTGRHLSTGTFAVLSLMTGSAVERLVPEPLGGNLSEIEREQLDVQRVGAAAALAFGSGALMLGMFALQLGVLSTFLSEPVVKALTSGAALHVLVSQLPSLLGLPLPRQIGCFALFKTLAAVLTALPRSSPAELTISALSLALLVPVKELNVRFRDKLPTPIPGEIVMVRMAPGSGVRPAPCTTQPFAHQVLLASVLCFTSSLDTRYNVQIVGLLPGGFPQPRLPNLAELPRILVDSLPIALVAFAVSASLASIYADKYSYTIDSNQELLAHGVSNLISSLFSCFPNSATLATTSLLVDAGGNTQLAGLFSCIVVLSVLLWLGPFFYYLPKAVLACINISSMRQMFFQMQELPQLWRISRMDFAVWMVTWVAVVILSVDLGLAIGVVFSMMTVICRTQRVQCLALGLAEGTELYRPLRESHKLRKVPGLCILSYPAPLYFGTRGQFRRTLERHLGLGEGGKEAPKTDGPPDAVAEPVRVVVLDCSGLTFADVAGAREVVQLASRCRDAGIHLLLAQCNASVLGTLTQAGLLNRVTPEQLFVSVQDAAAHALERLVRGQEQQEGNPGGAGLYIRSHETTGPKTCTVWV, translated from the exons ATGAGTGGGCTACCGGACGCCAGGACCTGCCCAGGCCTGGGAGAGGTCTCCGACCTTAAGTTCCCTCTGGGCGCCAAGTTCAGGGAACCTCTCACCGAAGCTCGATTCCAGCAACTCTTCGGGGACGCAGAGCAGGAGTCGGACCTACTCTCGGAGCCCCGCTGGTCCTGGCTGTGCAGACAGTGGAGGCGGCTGCCTGGCGCTTGCTCCGGACCGGGGGCGTGGCGCCTGCTGCTGGCGCGGCTGCCTCCTCTGCGCTGGCTGCCCCACTACCGCTGGCGGGCCTGGCTGCTCGGGGATGCCGTGGCCGGAGTGACCGTGGGCATCGTGCACGTGCCCCAGG GCATGGCTTTTGCCCTCCTGACCTCTGTGCCTCCAGTGTTCGGACTCTACACTTCTTTCTTCCCCGTCCTCATTTACACCTTGTTGGGTACTGGGAGACATCTGTCCACTG GAACTTTCGCGGTACTCAGCCTCATGACGGGCTCAGCCGTGGAGCGGCTGGTGCCGGAACCCCTCGGGGGTAACCTGAGTGAAATCGAGAGGGAACAGTTGGACGTTCAGCGGGTTGGGGCGGCTGCAGCCTTAGCCTTCGGGAGCGGGGCGCTGATG CTGGGCATGTTCGCGCTGCAGCTCGGCGTCCTGTCCACCTTTTTGTCGGAGCCTGTGGTCAAAGCGCTGACCAGCGGGGCCGCGCTGCACGTGCTCGTGTCCCAATTGCCCAGCCTTTTAGGGTTGCCCCTCCCGCGCCAGATTGGCTGCTTCGCTCTCTTCAAG ACGTTGGCCGCTGTGCTGACCGCGCTGCCCCGGAGCAGTCCGGCAGAACTGACCATCTCGGCACTCAGCCTGGCGCTGCTCGTGCCCGTCAAAGAATTGAACGTGAGATTCCGGGACAAACTACCCACCCCGATCCCAGGCGAAATCGTCATGGTGAGGATGGCTCCCGGGTCGGGGGTGCGCCCTGCACCCTGCACCACACAGCCCTTTGCCCATCAG GTGCTTCTGGCCTCTGTGCTCTGCTTCACCTCTTCCCTGGACACAAGATACAACGTCCAGATAGTGGGGCTGTTGCCTGGAGG ATTCCCCCAACCTCGCCTCCCTAACctggctgagctgcccaggaTTCTGGTTGACTCGCTGCCCATCGCGCtggttgcctttgctgtgtccgcCTCCCTGGCCTCCATCTATGCAGACAAGTATAGCTACACTATTGACTCCAACCAG GAGCTCTTGGCCCATGGTGTCTCCAACCTtatctcctccctcttctcctgctttcCCAACTCCGCCACATTGGCCACCACCAGCCTACTAGTGGATGCTGGTGGGAACACACAG CTGGCAGGCCTCTTCTCCTGCATAGTTGTCCTCTCAGTGCTGCTGTGGCTGGGGCCCTTCTTCTATTATCTGCCCAAG GCTGTCCTGGCCTGCATAAACATCTCCAGCATGCGCCAGATGTTCTTCCAGATGCAGGAACTGCCACAGCTATGGCGCATCAGCCGCATGGACTTT GCTGTATGGATGGTCACATGGGTGGCCGTAGTGATCCTGAGTGTGGACCTAGGCCTGGCCATAGGTGTGGTCTTCTCCATGATGACTGTGATCTGCCGTACCCAGAG GgtgcagtgcctggcacttggACTTGCTGAGGGGACGGAGCTCTACAGGCCACTCAGAGAGAGCCACAAG CTCCGCAAGGTCCCGGGGCTCTGCATCCTGAGCTACCCAGCACCCCTCTACTTTGGGACCCGTGGGCAGTTTCGCCGCACCCTGGAGCGGCACCTGGGGcttggagaaggaggaaag GAGGCTCCAAAGACGGATGGCCCACCCGATGCAG TTGCCGAGCCCGTCAGGGTGGTGGTCTTAGACTGCAGTGGTCTCACCTTTGCAGATGTTGCTGGAGCCAGAGAAGTGGTACAG CTGGCCAGCCGATGCCGTGATGCTGGGATCCACCTTCTCCTGGCTCAGTGTAATG CCTCAGTACTGGGGACACTGACCCAGGCAGGACTCCTGAACAGAGTGACCCCAGAACAGCTGTTCGTCAGTGTCCAGGATGCAGCTGCTCATGCCCTGGAGAGACTGGTGAGGGGGCAGGAGCAACAGGAGGGAAACCCAGGAGGTGCTGGGCTATATATCAGATCACAT gAGACTACGGGTCCGAAGACTTGCACAGTGTGGGTCTGA
- the LOC132019845 gene encoding solute carrier family 26 member 10-like isoform X3, with protein MSGLPDARTCPGLGEVSDLKFPLGAKFREPLTEARFQQLFGDAEQESDLLSEPRWSWLCRQWRRLPGACSGPGAWRLLLARLPPLRWLPHYRWRAWLLGDAVAGVTVGIVHVPQGMAFALLTSVPPVFGLYTSFFPVLIYTLLGTGRHLSTGTFAVLSLMTGSAVERLVPEPLGGNLSEIEREQLDVQRVGAAAALAFGSGALMLGMFALQLGVLSTFLSEPVVKALTSGAALHVLVSQLPSLLGLPLPRQIGCFALFKTLAAVLTALPRSSPAELTISALSLALLVPVKELNVRFRDKLPTPIPGEIVMVRMAPGSGVRPAPCTTQPFAHQVLLASVLCFTSSLDTRYNVQIVGLLPGGFPQPRLPNLAELPRILVDSLPIALVAFAVSASLASIYADKYSYTIDSNQELLAHGVSNLISSLFSCFPNSATLATTSLLVDAGGNTQLAGLFSCIVVLSVLLWLGPFFYYLPKAVLACINISSMRQMFFQMQELPQLWRISRMDFAVWMVTWVAVVILSVDLGLAIGVVFSMMTVICRTQRVQCLALGLAEGTELYRPLRESHKLRKVPGLCILSYPAPLYFGTRGQFRRTLERHLGLGEGGKEAPKTDGPPDAVAEPVRVVVLDCSGLTFADVAGAREVVQLASRCRDAGIHLLLAQCNDLQAWPASLHSLSTGDTDPGRTPEQSDPRTAVRQCPGCSCSCPGETGEGAGATGGKPRRCWAIYQIT; from the exons ATGAGTGGGCTACCGGACGCCAGGACCTGCCCAGGCCTGGGAGAGGTCTCCGACCTTAAGTTCCCTCTGGGCGCCAAGTTCAGGGAACCTCTCACCGAAGCTCGATTCCAGCAACTCTTCGGGGACGCAGAGCAGGAGTCGGACCTACTCTCGGAGCCCCGCTGGTCCTGGCTGTGCAGACAGTGGAGGCGGCTGCCTGGCGCTTGCTCCGGACCGGGGGCGTGGCGCCTGCTGCTGGCGCGGCTGCCTCCTCTGCGCTGGCTGCCCCACTACCGCTGGCGGGCCTGGCTGCTCGGGGATGCCGTGGCCGGAGTGACCGTGGGCATCGTGCACGTGCCCCAGG GCATGGCTTTTGCCCTCCTGACCTCTGTGCCTCCAGTGTTCGGACTCTACACTTCTTTCTTCCCCGTCCTCATTTACACCTTGTTGGGTACTGGGAGACATCTGTCCACTG GAACTTTCGCGGTACTCAGCCTCATGACGGGCTCAGCCGTGGAGCGGCTGGTGCCGGAACCCCTCGGGGGTAACCTGAGTGAAATCGAGAGGGAACAGTTGGACGTTCAGCGGGTTGGGGCGGCTGCAGCCTTAGCCTTCGGGAGCGGGGCGCTGATG CTGGGCATGTTCGCGCTGCAGCTCGGCGTCCTGTCCACCTTTTTGTCGGAGCCTGTGGTCAAAGCGCTGACCAGCGGGGCCGCGCTGCACGTGCTCGTGTCCCAATTGCCCAGCCTTTTAGGGTTGCCCCTCCCGCGCCAGATTGGCTGCTTCGCTCTCTTCAAG ACGTTGGCCGCTGTGCTGACCGCGCTGCCCCGGAGCAGTCCGGCAGAACTGACCATCTCGGCACTCAGCCTGGCGCTGCTCGTGCCCGTCAAAGAATTGAACGTGAGATTCCGGGACAAACTACCCACCCCGATCCCAGGCGAAATCGTCATGGTGAGGATGGCTCCCGGGTCGGGGGTGCGCCCTGCACCCTGCACCACACAGCCCTTTGCCCATCAG GTGCTTCTGGCCTCTGTGCTCTGCTTCACCTCTTCCCTGGACACAAGATACAACGTCCAGATAGTGGGGCTGTTGCCTGGAGG ATTCCCCCAACCTCGCCTCCCTAACctggctgagctgcccaggaTTCTGGTTGACTCGCTGCCCATCGCGCtggttgcctttgctgtgtccgcCTCCCTGGCCTCCATCTATGCAGACAAGTATAGCTACACTATTGACTCCAACCAG GAGCTCTTGGCCCATGGTGTCTCCAACCTtatctcctccctcttctcctgctttcCCAACTCCGCCACATTGGCCACCACCAGCCTACTAGTGGATGCTGGTGGGAACACACAG CTGGCAGGCCTCTTCTCCTGCATAGTTGTCCTCTCAGTGCTGCTGTGGCTGGGGCCCTTCTTCTATTATCTGCCCAAG GCTGTCCTGGCCTGCATAAACATCTCCAGCATGCGCCAGATGTTCTTCCAGATGCAGGAACTGCCACAGCTATGGCGCATCAGCCGCATGGACTTT GCTGTATGGATGGTCACATGGGTGGCCGTAGTGATCCTGAGTGTGGACCTAGGCCTGGCCATAGGTGTGGTCTTCTCCATGATGACTGTGATCTGCCGTACCCAGAG GgtgcagtgcctggcacttggACTTGCTGAGGGGACGGAGCTCTACAGGCCACTCAGAGAGAGCCACAAG CTCCGCAAGGTCCCGGGGCTCTGCATCCTGAGCTACCCAGCACCCCTCTACTTTGGGACCCGTGGGCAGTTTCGCCGCACCCTGGAGCGGCACCTGGGGcttggagaaggaggaaag GAGGCTCCAAAGACGGATGGCCCACCCGATGCAG TTGCCGAGCCCGTCAGGGTGGTGGTCTTAGACTGCAGTGGTCTCACCTTTGCAGATGTTGCTGGAGCCAGAGAAGTGGTACAG CTGGCCAGCCGATGCCGTGATGCTGGGATCCACCTTCTCCTGGCTCAGTGTAATG ACCTACAGGCCTGGCCTGCGTCTCTACACAGCCTCAGTACTGGGGACACTGACCCAGGCAGGACTCCTGAACAGAGTGACCCCAGAACAGCTGTTCGTCAGTGTCCAGGATGCAGCTGCTCATGCCCTGGAGAGACTGGTGAGGGGGCAGGAGCAACAGGAGGGAAACCCAGGAGGTGCTGGGCTATATATCAGATCACAT gA
- the LOC132019845 gene encoding solute carrier family 26 member 10-like isoform X8 gives MSGLPDARTCPGLGEVSDLKFPLGAKFREPLTEARFQQLFGDAEQESDLLSEPRWSWLCRQWRRLPGACSGPGAWRLLLARLPPLRWLPHYRWRAWLLGDAVAGVTVGIVHVPQGMAFALLTSVPPVFGLYTSFFPVLIYTLLGTGRHLSTGTFAVLSLMTGSAVERLVPEPLGGNLSEIEREQLDVQRVGAAAALAFGSGALMLGMFALQLGVLSTFLSEPVVKALTSGAALHVLVSQLPSLLGLPLPRQIGCFALFKTLAAVLTALPRSSPAELTISALSLALLVPVKELNVRFRDKLPTPIPGEIVMVLLASVLCFTSSLDTRYNVQIVGLLPGGFPQPRLPNLAELPRILVDSLPIALVAFAVSASLASIYADKYSYTIDSNQELLAHGVSNLISSLFSCFPNSATLATTSLLVDAGGNTQLAGLFSCIVVLSVLLWLGPFFYYLPKAVLACINISSMRQMFFQMQELPQLWRISRMDFAVWMVTWVAVVILSVDLGLAIGVVFSMMTVICRTQRVQCLALGLAEGTELYRPLRESHKLRKVPGLCILSYPAPLYFGTRGQFRRTLERHLGLGEGGKEAPKTDGPPDAVAEPVRVVVLDCSGLTFADVAGAREVVQLASRCRDAGIHLLLAQCNASVLGTLTQAGLLNRVTPEQLFVSVQDAAAHALERLETTGPKTCTVWV, from the exons ATGAGTGGGCTACCGGACGCCAGGACCTGCCCAGGCCTGGGAGAGGTCTCCGACCTTAAGTTCCCTCTGGGCGCCAAGTTCAGGGAACCTCTCACCGAAGCTCGATTCCAGCAACTCTTCGGGGACGCAGAGCAGGAGTCGGACCTACTCTCGGAGCCCCGCTGGTCCTGGCTGTGCAGACAGTGGAGGCGGCTGCCTGGCGCTTGCTCCGGACCGGGGGCGTGGCGCCTGCTGCTGGCGCGGCTGCCTCCTCTGCGCTGGCTGCCCCACTACCGCTGGCGGGCCTGGCTGCTCGGGGATGCCGTGGCCGGAGTGACCGTGGGCATCGTGCACGTGCCCCAGG GCATGGCTTTTGCCCTCCTGACCTCTGTGCCTCCAGTGTTCGGACTCTACACTTCTTTCTTCCCCGTCCTCATTTACACCTTGTTGGGTACTGGGAGACATCTGTCCACTG GAACTTTCGCGGTACTCAGCCTCATGACGGGCTCAGCCGTGGAGCGGCTGGTGCCGGAACCCCTCGGGGGTAACCTGAGTGAAATCGAGAGGGAACAGTTGGACGTTCAGCGGGTTGGGGCGGCTGCAGCCTTAGCCTTCGGGAGCGGGGCGCTGATG CTGGGCATGTTCGCGCTGCAGCTCGGCGTCCTGTCCACCTTTTTGTCGGAGCCTGTGGTCAAAGCGCTGACCAGCGGGGCCGCGCTGCACGTGCTCGTGTCCCAATTGCCCAGCCTTTTAGGGTTGCCCCTCCCGCGCCAGATTGGCTGCTTCGCTCTCTTCAAG ACGTTGGCCGCTGTGCTGACCGCGCTGCCCCGGAGCAGTCCGGCAGAACTGACCATCTCGGCACTCAGCCTGGCGCTGCTCGTGCCCGTCAAAGAATTGAACGTGAGATTCCGGGACAAACTACCCACCCCGATCCCAGGCGAAATCGTCATG GTGCTTCTGGCCTCTGTGCTCTGCTTCACCTCTTCCCTGGACACAAGATACAACGTCCAGATAGTGGGGCTGTTGCCTGGAGG ATTCCCCCAACCTCGCCTCCCTAACctggctgagctgcccaggaTTCTGGTTGACTCGCTGCCCATCGCGCtggttgcctttgctgtgtccgcCTCCCTGGCCTCCATCTATGCAGACAAGTATAGCTACACTATTGACTCCAACCAG GAGCTCTTGGCCCATGGTGTCTCCAACCTtatctcctccctcttctcctgctttcCCAACTCCGCCACATTGGCCACCACCAGCCTACTAGTGGATGCTGGTGGGAACACACAG CTGGCAGGCCTCTTCTCCTGCATAGTTGTCCTCTCAGTGCTGCTGTGGCTGGGGCCCTTCTTCTATTATCTGCCCAAG GCTGTCCTGGCCTGCATAAACATCTCCAGCATGCGCCAGATGTTCTTCCAGATGCAGGAACTGCCACAGCTATGGCGCATCAGCCGCATGGACTTT GCTGTATGGATGGTCACATGGGTGGCCGTAGTGATCCTGAGTGTGGACCTAGGCCTGGCCATAGGTGTGGTCTTCTCCATGATGACTGTGATCTGCCGTACCCAGAG GgtgcagtgcctggcacttggACTTGCTGAGGGGACGGAGCTCTACAGGCCACTCAGAGAGAGCCACAAG CTCCGCAAGGTCCCGGGGCTCTGCATCCTGAGCTACCCAGCACCCCTCTACTTTGGGACCCGTGGGCAGTTTCGCCGCACCCTGGAGCGGCACCTGGGGcttggagaaggaggaaag GAGGCTCCAAAGACGGATGGCCCACCCGATGCAG TTGCCGAGCCCGTCAGGGTGGTGGTCTTAGACTGCAGTGGTCTCACCTTTGCAGATGTTGCTGGAGCCAGAGAAGTGGTACAG CTGGCCAGCCGATGCCGTGATGCTGGGATCCACCTTCTCCTGGCTCAGTGTAATG CCTCAGTACTGGGGACACTGACCCAGGCAGGACTCCTGAACAGAGTGACCCCAGAACAGCTGTTCGTCAGTGTCCAGGATGCAGCTGCTCATGCCCTGGAGAGACTG gAGACTACGGGTCCGAAGACTTGCACAGTGTGGGTCTGA
- the LOC132019845 gene encoding solute carrier family 26 member 10-like isoform X4 — translation MSGLPDARTCPGLGEVSDLKFPLGAKFREPLTEARFQQLFGDAEQESDLLSEPRWSWLCRQWRRLPGACSGPGAWRLLLARLPPLRWLPHYRWRAWLLGDAVAGVTVGIVHVPQGMAFALLTSVPPVFGLYTSFFPVLIYTLLGTGRHLSTGTFAVLSLMTGSAVERLVPEPLGGNLSEIEREQLDVQRVGAAAALAFGSGALMLGMFALQLGVLSTFLSEPVVKALTSGAALHVLVSQLPSLLGLPLPRQIGCFALFKTLAAVLTALPRSSPAELTISALSLALLVPVKELNVRFRDKLPTPIPGEIVMVRMAPGSGVRPAPCTTQPFAHQVLLASVLCFTSSLDTRYNVQIVGLLPGGFPQPRLPNLAELPRILVDSLPIALVAFAVSASLASIYADKYSYTIDSNQELLAHGVSNLISSLFSCFPNSATLATTSLLVDAGGNTQLAGLFSCIVVLSVLLWLGPFFYYLPKAVLACINISSMRQMFFQMQELPQLWRISRMDFAVWMVTWVAVVILSVDLGLAIGVVFSMMTVICRTQRVQCLALGLAEGTELYRPLRESHKLRKVPGLCILSYPAPLYFGTRGQFRRTLERHLGLGEGGKEAPKTDGPPDAVAEPVRVVVLDCSGLTFADVAGAREVVQLASRCRDAGIHLLLAQCNGESLSTGDTDPGRTPEQSDPRTAVRQCPGCSCSCPGETGDYGSEDLHSVGLTQSSGAWRAPTICV, via the exons ATGAGTGGGCTACCGGACGCCAGGACCTGCCCAGGCCTGGGAGAGGTCTCCGACCTTAAGTTCCCTCTGGGCGCCAAGTTCAGGGAACCTCTCACCGAAGCTCGATTCCAGCAACTCTTCGGGGACGCAGAGCAGGAGTCGGACCTACTCTCGGAGCCCCGCTGGTCCTGGCTGTGCAGACAGTGGAGGCGGCTGCCTGGCGCTTGCTCCGGACCGGGGGCGTGGCGCCTGCTGCTGGCGCGGCTGCCTCCTCTGCGCTGGCTGCCCCACTACCGCTGGCGGGCCTGGCTGCTCGGGGATGCCGTGGCCGGAGTGACCGTGGGCATCGTGCACGTGCCCCAGG GCATGGCTTTTGCCCTCCTGACCTCTGTGCCTCCAGTGTTCGGACTCTACACTTCTTTCTTCCCCGTCCTCATTTACACCTTGTTGGGTACTGGGAGACATCTGTCCACTG GAACTTTCGCGGTACTCAGCCTCATGACGGGCTCAGCCGTGGAGCGGCTGGTGCCGGAACCCCTCGGGGGTAACCTGAGTGAAATCGAGAGGGAACAGTTGGACGTTCAGCGGGTTGGGGCGGCTGCAGCCTTAGCCTTCGGGAGCGGGGCGCTGATG CTGGGCATGTTCGCGCTGCAGCTCGGCGTCCTGTCCACCTTTTTGTCGGAGCCTGTGGTCAAAGCGCTGACCAGCGGGGCCGCGCTGCACGTGCTCGTGTCCCAATTGCCCAGCCTTTTAGGGTTGCCCCTCCCGCGCCAGATTGGCTGCTTCGCTCTCTTCAAG ACGTTGGCCGCTGTGCTGACCGCGCTGCCCCGGAGCAGTCCGGCAGAACTGACCATCTCGGCACTCAGCCTGGCGCTGCTCGTGCCCGTCAAAGAATTGAACGTGAGATTCCGGGACAAACTACCCACCCCGATCCCAGGCGAAATCGTCATGGTGAGGATGGCTCCCGGGTCGGGGGTGCGCCCTGCACCCTGCACCACACAGCCCTTTGCCCATCAG GTGCTTCTGGCCTCTGTGCTCTGCTTCACCTCTTCCCTGGACACAAGATACAACGTCCAGATAGTGGGGCTGTTGCCTGGAGG ATTCCCCCAACCTCGCCTCCCTAACctggctgagctgcccaggaTTCTGGTTGACTCGCTGCCCATCGCGCtggttgcctttgctgtgtccgcCTCCCTGGCCTCCATCTATGCAGACAAGTATAGCTACACTATTGACTCCAACCAG GAGCTCTTGGCCCATGGTGTCTCCAACCTtatctcctccctcttctcctgctttcCCAACTCCGCCACATTGGCCACCACCAGCCTACTAGTGGATGCTGGTGGGAACACACAG CTGGCAGGCCTCTTCTCCTGCATAGTTGTCCTCTCAGTGCTGCTGTGGCTGGGGCCCTTCTTCTATTATCTGCCCAAG GCTGTCCTGGCCTGCATAAACATCTCCAGCATGCGCCAGATGTTCTTCCAGATGCAGGAACTGCCACAGCTATGGCGCATCAGCCGCATGGACTTT GCTGTATGGATGGTCACATGGGTGGCCGTAGTGATCCTGAGTGTGGACCTAGGCCTGGCCATAGGTGTGGTCTTCTCCATGATGACTGTGATCTGCCGTACCCAGAG GgtgcagtgcctggcacttggACTTGCTGAGGGGACGGAGCTCTACAGGCCACTCAGAGAGAGCCACAAG CTCCGCAAGGTCCCGGGGCTCTGCATCCTGAGCTACCCAGCACCCCTCTACTTTGGGACCCGTGGGCAGTTTCGCCGCACCCTGGAGCGGCACCTGGGGcttggagaaggaggaaag GAGGCTCCAAAGACGGATGGCCCACCCGATGCAG TTGCCGAGCCCGTCAGGGTGGTGGTCTTAGACTGCAGTGGTCTCACCTTTGCAGATGTTGCTGGAGCCAGAGAAGTGGTACAG CTGGCCAGCCGATGCCGTGATGCTGGGATCCACCTTCTCCTGGCTCAGTGTAATGGTGAGAG CCTCAGTACTGGGGACACTGACCCAGGCAGGACTCCTGAACAGAGTGACCCCAGAACAGCTGTTCGTCAGTGTCCAGGATGCAGCTGCTCATGCCCTGGAGAGACTG gAGACTACGGGTCCGAAGACTTGCACAGTGTGGGTCTGACACAGTCATCGGGAGCGTGGAGGGCCCCAACAATATGTGTGTGA